The proteins below come from a single Leptotrichia sp. oral taxon 223 genomic window:
- a CDS encoding macro domain-containing protein — MKPKNLKNRIVLVKGDITEYPADVIVNAANSSLLGGSGVDGAIHRKGGKEITEDCMKIRASQGKCNVGEAVITRAGNMPFKNVIHTVGPVWQSGKNNEVKLFAEKLLKNAYISSLELAEKNKLKNISFPNISTGVYRFPKDLAAKTAINAVIEYLEKNDFIEKVNFVCFENENFEIYQKLLKEKGIL, encoded by the coding sequence ATGAAACCAAAAAATTTGAAAAATAGAATTGTTCTTGTAAAAGGCGATATTACCGAATATCCTGCTGATGTGATTGTCAATGCCGCAAATTCTTCTTTACTAGGAGGCAGTGGTGTTGATGGTGCAATTCATAGAAAAGGCGGAAAAGAAATAACAGAAGATTGTATGAAAATACGTGCTTCTCAAGGGAAATGCAATGTTGGGGAAGCTGTTATTACAAGAGCAGGAAATATGCCATTTAAAAATGTAATTCATACAGTTGGGCCTGTCTGGCAGTCAGGAAAAAATAATGAAGTAAAATTATTTGCAGAAAAATTGTTAAAAAATGCCTATATTTCAAGTTTAGAATTGGCTGAAAAAAATAAACTGAAAAATATTTCCTTTCCAAATATCTCGACAGGAGTTTATAGATTTCCAAAAGATTTAGCTGCAAAAACGGCTATTAACGCTGTGATAGAATATTTGGAGAAAAATGATTTTATAGAAAAAGTAAATTTTGTATGTTTTGAAAATGAAAATTTTGAGATTTATCAAAAATTACTGAAAGAGAAAGGGATTTTATGA
- a CDS encoding energy-coupling factor ABC transporter ATP-binding protein, which produces MGYFKIENVNYKYPLENKQVLKNINIEIKKGEFWAVIGKNGSGKTTFCNMLRRFVPDFYKGELTGEITLEDKELKDYSQKELVQKIGFVFQNPFTQISGVKDTVFEEIAYGLENLGLEKEEIISKVEKILKLLEIEKLRDRNPYDLSGGQKQRVALASIIAMDPDILVIDEPTSQLDPKGTEDIFKIINLMANEGKTIILVEHKLELIAEYAENILVLDEGEIILSGKAEEVLNNKILLEKEIGMTQYSMLAYELEKARKAEFEEIPITKEKIVELLKK; this is translated from the coding sequence ATGGGTTATTTTAAAATAGAAAATGTGAACTATAAATATCCGCTTGAAAACAAACAAGTCTTGAAAAATATTAATATCGAGATAAAAAAAGGCGAATTTTGGGCTGTAATTGGAAAAAATGGGAGCGGGAAAACGACGTTTTGTAATATGTTAAGGCGGTTTGTACCTGATTTTTATAAAGGGGAACTGACAGGGGAAATAACGCTGGAAGATAAAGAACTAAAAGATTATTCTCAAAAGGAACTTGTGCAGAAAATTGGGTTTGTATTTCAGAATCCGTTTACACAAATTAGCGGAGTAAAAGATACTGTTTTTGAGGAAATTGCTTATGGACTTGAAAATTTAGGTTTAGAAAAAGAGGAGATAATTTCCAAAGTTGAAAAAATATTGAAACTGCTTGAAATTGAAAAGCTGCGTGATAGAAATCCATATGACTTGTCTGGCGGACAAAAGCAAAGAGTGGCACTTGCCTCAATTATCGCAATGGATCCTGATATTCTAGTTATTGACGAGCCAACTTCACAGCTTGATCCAAAAGGAACAGAAGATATTTTCAAAATTATAAATTTAATGGCAAATGAAGGAAAAACAATAATTTTGGTTGAGCATAAACTTGAACTTATTGCAGAATATGCCGAAAATATCCTTGTCCTTGATGAAGGGGAAATAATTTTGAGTGGAAAAGCGGAAGAAGTTTTAAATAATAAAATTTTGCTAGAAAAGGAAATTGGAATGACACAGTATTCAATGCTTGCCTATGAACTTGAAAAAGCGAGAAAAGCTGAGTTTGAAGAAATTCCTATAACCAAGGAAAAGATAGTGGAATTATTGAAAAAATAA
- a CDS encoding energy-coupling factor transporter transmembrane component T, translating into MIKNFFRNLYPLTKFYLAAVLLISAFILPNYTYGYLLIAICGIVAYFYEKLGIYLKRVFFSLFFLTLIIFAVQGLMIPSNDIMAKFGFITVYKTGIITAVRLTSKIAALVSTITMLTLISKAKEFTVALEKKGLNPKAAFILLLSLQMIPEMKKQSDIIMDSQKARGVEMEGNVFVRFKALIPIFIPMVLSSIINTEERAITLESRGFSIGEKRTILHDIEETKNDKIMKIMLAIFVVLCIVWRVLWVILK; encoded by the coding sequence ATGATTAAAAATTTTTTTAGAAACTTGTATCCTCTTACGAAGTTCTATTTAGCTGCAGTATTGTTAATATCAGCATTTATATTGCCAAACTATACTTATGGATATTTATTGATAGCAATTTGCGGAATTGTTGCCTATTTTTATGAAAAGTTGGGAATATACTTGAAAAGAGTGTTTTTTAGCCTGTTTTTTCTAACTTTGATTATATTTGCTGTACAGGGGCTGATGATTCCTTCTAATGATATTATGGCAAAATTTGGTTTTATTACAGTATATAAGACTGGGATAATAACTGCGGTAAGATTGACTTCCAAAATTGCAGCTCTAGTTTCTACTATAACAATGTTGACACTAATATCAAAAGCTAAAGAGTTCACAGTGGCTCTTGAAAAAAAAGGACTTAATCCTAAAGCGGCATTTATCTTGCTTTTATCACTTCAAATGATTCCTGAAATGAAAAAACAGTCAGATATAATTATGGATTCACAAAAGGCAAGGGGAGTAGAAATGGAAGGAAATGTATTCGTAAGATTTAAGGCACTTATTCCAATATTTATTCCAATGGTGTTGTCATCCATAATAAATACCGAAGAGCGTGCGATTACACTTGAGTCGAGAGGATTTTCCATTGGGGAAAAGCGAACAATATTGCACGATATAGAAGAAACAAAAAATGATAAGATTATGAAAATTATGCTGGCTATTTTTGTAGTGCTGTGTATTGTGTGGAGGGTGTTATGGGTTATTTTAAAATAG
- the aphA gene encoding acid phosphatase AphA: MKKALLFLFAASVVFAAGPKVPYTHEGFYSTDKVQKAVHFVSVDDIKKSLEGKGPINVSFDIDDTLLHSSGYFIYGQHYFQIPGDKRGAVSYLYNQKFWDYVAENGDEHSIPKQSAKDLIKMHLERGDNVFFITGRTKHSKAKNYTSTKLSKTLQRYFELPKEVYVEYTADTPTGGYKYDKSFYIKKHNVSIHYGDSDDDILAARELGIRGIRVQRAYNSTNPQKMNGGYGEEVLINSAW, encoded by the coding sequence ATGAAAAAAGCATTATTATTTTTATTTGCTGCATCTGTAGTATTTGCAGCAGGGCCAAAAGTTCCTTACACTCATGAGGGATTTTATTCGACAGATAAAGTTCAGAAGGCTGTTCATTTTGTGTCTGTTGACGACATTAAGAAAAGTCTAGAGGGAAAAGGGCCGATTAATGTAAGTTTTGACATTGATGACACATTGCTTCATTCAAGCGGATACTTTATCTACGGACAGCATTATTTCCAAATTCCAGGAGATAAGAGAGGTGCCGTAAGTTACCTGTATAATCAGAAATTCTGGGACTATGTAGCTGAAAACGGAGATGAACATTCAATTCCAAAACAATCTGCAAAAGATCTGATCAAAATGCACTTGGAAAGAGGAGACAACGTATTTTTCATCACAGGAAGAACAAAACATTCAAAAGCCAAAAACTACACTTCTACAAAACTTTCCAAAACATTGCAAAGATACTTTGAACTGCCAAAAGAAGTTTACGTAGAATACACAGCTGACACTCCAACAGGTGGCTACAAATACGATAAGTCATTCTACATCAAGAAACACAACGTTTCAATCCACTACGGTGACAGTGACGACGATATCCTAGCCGCAAGAGAGTTAGGAATCAGAGGAATAAGAGTCCAAAGAGCTTATAACTCAACAAATCCACAAAAAATGAACGGTGGCTATGGAGAAGAAGTTCTAATAAATTCTGCATGGTAA
- a CDS encoding NADP-dependent glyceraldehyde-3-phosphate dehydrogenase — protein MNYQNLVNGEWKNSKNTIIIYSPINGEELGTVPAMSREEVDYAMESARKALPAWRALSAVERASYLNKAADILERDKDKIGENLAKEVAKGIKAAISEVVRTADLIRYAAEEGLRITGEFVNGGGFEAGSKRKYGAVKREPVGVVLAIAPFNYPVNLSASKIAPALIGGNVVIFKPPTQGSISGLLLTQVFAEAGIPAGVFNSVTGKGSEIGDYLIEHKEVNFINFTGSTPIGKKIGKLAGMRPIMLELGGKDAGIVLEDADLEKAAKNIVAGAFSYSGQRCTAIKRVLVMDSVADKLANLIKAEVEKLTVGDPFDNADITTVIDTPSADFIEGLIKDAQEKGAKALTTVKREKNLIWPVVFDNVTTDMRIAWEEPFGPVLPIIRVKSVDEAVEIANKSEYGLQSAVFTKNFPLAFEIAEKLEVGTVHINNKTQRGPDSFPFLGIKGSGAGVQGIKYSIESMTRVKSIVFDI, from the coding sequence ATGAATTATCAAAATTTAGTGAATGGAGAATGGAAAAACTCTAAAAATACAATAATTATTTATTCGCCTATAAATGGGGAAGAGCTTGGAACTGTGCCAGCCATGTCAAGAGAAGAAGTTGATTATGCTATGGAATCTGCCAGAAAGGCTTTGCCTGCCTGGAGAGCATTGTCGGCTGTGGAAAGAGCGTCTTATTTGAATAAGGCTGCAGATATTCTTGAAAGAGATAAGGATAAAATCGGGGAAAATTTGGCAAAGGAAGTAGCAAAAGGGATTAAGGCCGCTATTTCAGAAGTTGTGAGAACTGCGGATTTGATTAGATACGCTGCGGAAGAAGGGCTTAGAATCACAGGCGAATTTGTAAATGGCGGTGGATTTGAAGCTGGAAGCAAGAGAAAATATGGGGCAGTAAAAAGAGAGCCAGTTGGTGTTGTGCTTGCAATTGCGCCATTTAACTATCCAGTAAACTTGTCGGCATCTAAAATCGCACCAGCGTTAATAGGAGGAAACGTAGTAATTTTCAAGCCACCTACACAAGGTTCAATTAGTGGACTATTATTGACACAAGTGTTTGCAGAAGCTGGAATTCCGGCAGGAGTGTTTAACTCTGTAACTGGAAAAGGTTCTGAAATTGGAGATTATCTGATTGAACATAAGGAAGTGAACTTTATAAACTTTACAGGAAGCACGCCAATTGGCAAAAAAATTGGAAAACTTGCTGGAATGCGTCCAATTATGCTTGAATTAGGTGGAAAAGACGCTGGAATCGTATTGGAGGACGCTGATTTGGAAAAAGCCGCAAAAAATATAGTGGCAGGAGCATTCAGCTATTCTGGACAAAGATGTACTGCAATTAAAAGAGTGCTTGTAATGGACTCTGTTGCAGATAAATTGGCTAACTTGATAAAAGCGGAAGTTGAAAAATTAACTGTGGGAGATCCCTTTGACAACGCTGATATTACAACAGTAATTGACACTCCGTCAGCAGACTTTATTGAAGGACTGATAAAAGATGCTCAGGAAAAAGGTGCAAAAGCATTGACAACAGTAAAAAGAGAGAAAAACTTAATATGGCCAGTAGTTTTTGACAATGTGACAACTGATATGAGAATTGCGTGGGAAGAGCCATTTGGACCAGTATTGCCAATTATCAGAGTAAAATCTGTGGATGAAGCAGTAGAAATTGCAAATAAATCAGAATATGGACTGCAGTCAGCAGTATTTACAAAAAATTTCCCATTGGCATTTGAAATCGCTGAAAAACTGGAAGTAGGAACAGTACATATAAATAATAAAACTCAAAGAGGGCCTGACAGTTTTCCGTTCTTAGGAATTAAAGGTTCAGGAGCAGGAGTTCAAGGGATAAAATATAGCATAGAAAGCATGACAAGAGTTAAATCTATTGTATTTGATATATAA
- a CDS encoding alpha/beta fold hydrolase, with product MEKQYFESFDNKKIPYLFFESKREKYKNNVVIFHGMTEPVDRYAEFGEFLASNGYNVFVMEIRGHGELKKDEIGDFGKGGIKSVFKDIDNFFAKILSKVGATPSNTTIFGHSMGSLIGTRWGIKNKYKYFILSGFPLKNQLVALGGHFVTLLERMIFKKVSVFNKFMEKCNANFEPNKTKFDWLTRDETENKKYEGSKLCGYPVTPKFYSGIFATMEFVNRNYKKLDKRAKILAVYGTDDKVINIPYISKIFNMLRKKKRRINILENKNGRHESLNETNKHEIYDEILKWLNAKDF from the coding sequence ATGGAAAAGCAATATTTTGAAAGTTTTGATAATAAAAAAATCCCTTATTTATTTTTTGAGTCAAAAAGAGAAAAATATAAAAATAATGTCGTGATATTTCATGGGATGACAGAGCCTGTCGACAGATATGCCGAATTTGGGGAATTTTTGGCTTCCAACGGATACAATGTGTTTGTTATGGAAATTCGAGGGCACGGTGAACTGAAAAAGGATGAAATCGGAGATTTTGGAAAAGGCGGGATAAAATCCGTATTTAAGGATATCGATAACTTTTTTGCAAAAATTTTGAGCAAAGTTGGAGCAACTCCAAGCAACACAACGATTTTTGGACATAGCATGGGTTCTCTTATTGGAACACGATGGGGAATTAAAAATAAATATAAATATTTTATTTTATCAGGGTTTCCATTGAAAAATCAGCTGGTAGCCTTAGGCGGACATTTTGTCACTCTTCTGGAAAGAATGATTTTCAAAAAAGTTTCTGTATTTAATAAATTTATGGAAAAATGCAACGCAAATTTTGAGCCAAATAAAACCAAATTTGACTGGCTGACAAGAGATGAAACTGAAAATAAAAAATACGAAGGCAGCAAACTTTGCGGATATCCTGTCACACCAAAATTTTATTCCGGAATTTTTGCCACAATGGAATTTGTCAACAGAAATTACAAAAAATTAGACAAGCGTGCAAAAATATTAGCCGTTTACGGAACTGACGATAAAGTGATCAACATTCCGTATATCAGTAAAATTTTTAATATGCTAAGAAAGAAAAAAAGAAGAATAAATATTCTTGAAAATAAGAACGGACGACATGAATCCCTTAATGAAACAAATAAGCACGAAATTTATGATGAAATTTTAAAATGGCTAAATGCAAAGGATTTTTAA
- a CDS encoding rod shape-determining protein, with the protein MGAFDFVKIFRVNKSISIDLGTANILIYDKQRKKIVLNEPSVVARDRKTGKLIAVGREAREMLGKTPDSIQAIKPLQDGVIADIDSTKEMITYFIHKIYGNSLFKPEVMICVPIEVTSVERKALFDAVKGAKKTYIIEEGRAAIIGSGVNISQPEGSMVIDIGGGSTDIAILSLDEIIASKSIRIAGNRFDEDIVRYVKRKYNLLIGDRTAEKIKKEMATALKVQSPEIMEIKGRDLESGIPNTVEINANEIYEAIEDSLYQVVNSTKEVLEKCPPELAADILDNGIVMTGGGSLIKNFVDMMEKEVGIKVFLSPNPLDSVVLGGGAAFDNKKLLRTLQMKEN; encoded by the coding sequence ATGGGAGCATTTGATTTTGTAAAAATATTTAGAGTAAATAAAAGTATCTCAATAGATTTGGGAACTGCAAACATATTAATTTATGATAAGCAAAGAAAAAAAATAGTATTAAATGAGCCATCTGTGGTTGCAAGAGATAGAAAAACTGGAAAATTAATCGCAGTTGGAAGAGAAGCTAGGGAAATGTTAGGAAAAACTCCTGACAGCATTCAAGCTATCAAGCCTCTGCAAGATGGAGTTATCGCAGATATTGACTCAACAAAGGAAATGATTACATACTTTATTCATAAAATTTATGGAAATTCATTATTCAAACCGGAAGTAATGATCTGTGTGCCAATCGAAGTTACAAGTGTGGAAAGAAAAGCCTTGTTTGATGCAGTAAAAGGTGCTAAAAAGACATATATTATTGAAGAAGGGAGAGCTGCCATCATCGGTTCAGGTGTAAATATTTCACAACCTGAAGGAAGCATGGTAATTGATATAGGTGGAGGTTCTACTGATATTGCAATTCTTTCACTTGATGAAATTATCGCAAGCAAGTCAATCAGAATCGCTGGAAACAGATTTGACGAAGATATTGTAAGATATGTAAAAAGAAAATACAACTTATTAATCGGGGATAGAACTGCTGAAAAAATTAAAAAGGAAATGGCTACAGCATTAAAAGTTCAGTCACCTGAAATTATGGAAATAAAAGGTAGGGATTTGGAATCCGGTATTCCTAACACAGTAGAAATTAACGCAAATGAAATTTATGAAGCAATTGAAGATTCATTATACCAGGTAGTGAACTCAACAAAAGAAGTTCTTGAAAAATGCCCGCCTGAGCTTGCCGCAGATATTCTAGATAATGGAATTGTAATGACTGGTGGAGGTTCATTAATCAAAAACTTTGTTGACATGATGGAAAAAGAAGTTGGAATCAAAGTGTTCTTATCTCCAAATCCACTTGATTCAGTAGTTTTAGGTGGAGGAGCTGCATTTGACAACAAAAAATTATTAAGAACTCTTCAAATGAAAGAAAATTAA
- a CDS encoding ATPase, which translates to MKLQEITEKFNNEINQDKISASYLFYGDKRVDLLSYALMFSKMIMTKDVQNDSEKEKIERLINNFQHPDIEIINKSNENIKIDEVREIIYSSIESSFNSPKKIFILCGIENLRKESSNALLKILEEPPQNVYFILLSRTLNIISTIKSRTIKFHLSGMNNDELGVSKEIYYFFDGNENDILEFKKQNLSLDDIEFKINTVEDILQIIFEMKNYATGELVIKNNLDLTIKYNKSIELLAHRIRFWDIENVYFFINEIESELKKEKEFLINFLSKIIINVKYSVESNELKKLINLKNSIRSNVNVKSVIFNFFDILQNS; encoded by the coding sequence ATGAAATTACAGGAAATAACTGAAAAATTTAACAATGAAATAAATCAGGATAAAATAAGTGCAAGTTATCTCTTTTATGGTGATAAGAGAGTTGACTTGCTTTCTTATGCACTAATGTTTTCAAAAATGATTATGACAAAGGATGTGCAGAATGACTCTGAAAAAGAGAAAATAGAACGGCTTATTAATAATTTCCAGCATCCTGACATTGAAATAATAAATAAAAGCAATGAAAACATAAAAATTGACGAAGTTCGGGAAATCATCTACTCATCAATAGAATCTTCCTTTAATTCGCCAAAAAAAATATTTATCCTGTGCGGAATCGAAAACTTGCGAAAAGAATCTTCAAACGCTCTTTTAAAAATTTTGGAAGAACCCCCACAAAATGTATACTTCATACTTTTATCAAGAACATTAAACATCATTTCCACAATAAAATCCCGCACAATCAAATTTCATCTGTCTGGAATGAACAATGATGAACTGGGAGTCAGCAAAGAAATTTATTATTTTTTTGACGGAAATGAAAATGATATTTTGGAATTTAAAAAACAAAATCTCTCACTTGATGATATTGAATTTAAAATTAATACTGTAGAAGATATTTTACAAATTATTTTTGAGATGAAAAATTATGCAACTGGAGAGCTGGTTATAAAAAATAATCTGGATTTGACGATAAAATATAATAAAAGTATTGAGTTGCTGGCACATCGAATACGTTTTTGGGATATCGAAAATGTATATTTTTTTATAAATGAAATCGAAAGCGAACTGAAAAAGGAGAAAGAATTTCTGATAAATTTTCTTTCAAAAATCATTATAAACGTGAAGTATTCTGTGGAATCAAATGAATTAAAAAAACTGATAAATTTGAAAAATAGCATTAGAAGCAATGTAAACGTAAAAAGTGTGATTTTTAACTTTTTTGATATTTTACAAAATTCTTAA
- a CDS encoding AraC family transcriptional regulator, whose amino-acid sequence MIKAFNETMKYIEETLTDRIDERKIALLSGYSYPLFSRMFSIMVDYPLSEYVRFRKLSCAAIDLRESDEKIIEIAFKYGYESQDSFSLAFKKFHGHTPKEVRKGSAFQIFSPIRLSLSIEGGKNMDIKVMKKSAFKIAGLVERVEEGGDFPNVWNKLFKKVSPEKLENLGNGQSYGACYEIEKNENCESKFTVNYMAGYDIQNVTEANDLGLNILEVPEAEYAVVKLKGIVPNCIHEGWKYVTGTFFPEQGYRHAGTPDFEVYGEGDMYSSDYEMELWVPIVKDKN is encoded by the coding sequence ATGATTAAGGCATTTAATGAAACGATGAAATATATCGAAGAAACCTTGACTGACAGAATTGACGAGAGAAAGATTGCATTGCTTTCTGGGTATTCGTATCCGCTGTTTAGCAGAATGTTTTCAATTATGGTGGATTATCCGTTAAGTGAGTATGTTCGCTTTAGAAAGTTGAGCTGTGCTGCGATAGATTTACGTGAAAGTGATGAAAAGATAATAGAAATAGCCTTTAAATACGGTTATGAATCTCAAGATTCATTTTCCTTGGCATTCAAAAAATTTCATGGGCACACGCCAAAGGAAGTCAGAAAAGGAAGTGCATTTCAAATTTTTTCTCCTATAAGATTATCTTTAAGTATTGAAGGAGGAAAAAATATGGACATCAAAGTTATGAAAAAATCGGCTTTTAAAATTGCAGGATTGGTGGAAAGAGTTGAAGAAGGTGGTGATTTTCCTAATGTCTGGAATAAACTTTTTAAAAAAGTATCTCCAGAAAAATTAGAAAATTTAGGAAATGGACAAAGTTATGGAGCTTGCTATGAAATTGAGAAAAATGAAAATTGTGAAAGCAAGTTTACTGTAAACTATATGGCTGGATACGATATTCAAAATGTTACCGAAGCAAACGATTTGGGACTTAATATACTTGAAGTTCCAGAAGCTGAATATGCTGTAGTAAAATTGAAGGGAATTGTTCCAAATTGCATTCATGAAGGCTGGAAATATGTGACAGGGACATTTTTCCCAGAACAAGGTTACAGACACGCTGGAACACCTGATTTTGAAGTTTATGGTGAAGGGGATATGTATAGTTCTGACTATGAAATGGAACTTTGGGTTCCGATAGTAAAAGATAAAAATTAA
- a CDS encoding Cof-type HAD-IIB family hydrolase, whose translation MNYKLIATDMDGTLLDEEHGITKENVEAIIKVQKEKGVKFVLASGRPSYAMFEYAKELQMDKYEGYVLAFNGGELIDMKTNEVIFHEGLGKKDIENVYKVSKEINVPMILYVGDTIYGTEATDGVMYETNQCKMKFQKFDSLEDLEKKGIDKTTKCMIIGTPEEVLMAEEHMNKVHGNDYFIAISKPIFLEIANKNVDKGKTLKKLGEIENIKPEEMIAVGDSANDKPLLEYVGMPVAVENAIPEIKEIAKFVSTSNVEHGLKTTIEEFFEF comes from the coding sequence ATGAATTATAAATTGATTGCGACTGATATGGATGGGACATTGCTTGATGAGGAGCATGGGATAACAAAGGAAAATGTTGAGGCGATTATTAAAGTTCAGAAGGAAAAAGGAGTTAAGTTTGTGCTTGCGAGCGGTAGACCTAGTTATGCGATGTTTGAATATGCAAAAGAGCTTCAAATGGATAAGTATGAAGGTTATGTTTTGGCATTTAACGGTGGAGAATTAATTGATATGAAGACAAATGAAGTAATTTTTCACGAGGGACTGGGGAAAAAGGATATTGAAAATGTTTATAAAGTTTCAAAAGAAATAAATGTTCCGATGATTTTGTACGTTGGGGATACGATTTATGGGACAGAAGCGACAGATGGGGTAATGTACGAAACAAATCAATGTAAAATGAAATTCCAAAAATTTGATTCACTTGAAGATTTAGAAAAAAAAGGAATAGACAAAACTACAAAATGTATGATTATTGGAACACCAGAAGAAGTATTAATGGCAGAAGAACATATGAATAAAGTTCATGGGAACGATTATTTTATCGCCATTTCAAAACCAATCTTCCTAGAAATTGCTAACAAAAATGTGGATAAAGGGAAAACATTAAAAAAATTGGGAGAAATTGAAAATATAAAACCTGAGGAAATGATTGCGGTTGGTGATAGTGCCAACGATAAGCCGTTGCTGGAGTACGTGGGAATGCCTGTGGCTGTGGAAAATGCAATTCCTGAAATTAAGGAAATAGCTAAATTTGTTTCGACATCGAATGTGGAGCATGGGCTGAAAACTACGATTGAGGAGTTTTTTGAATTTTAA
- a CDS encoding low specificity L-threonine aldolase codes for MLYFANDYTQGACQEILDAIVKTNFENLSGYGADKYCESAKVKIRRACEVENADVYFLVGGTQTNAVVINSILQSYEGVIAAETGHISVHEAGAIELTGHKVLTLPHHNGKINVNELKGYLQTFYTDENHEHMVFPGMVYISHPTEYGTLYTKNELTEISEICKKYKIPLFLDGARLAYGLMAKDTDVTLPDVARLCDVFYFGGTKAGALLGEAVVFTKNNTPKNFVTRIKQHGALLAKGRLLGVQFDTLFSDDLYKRIGKHAIDLAEKLKNILHKKNYRFYLESPTNQQFIIIKNTKMEELAKNVSFSFWEKYDENYTVIRLATSWATTKKDLNELVKLL; via the coding sequence ATGCTGTATTTTGCAAATGATTATACGCAAGGGGCTTGTCAGGAGATTTTGGATGCGATTGTTAAGACTAATTTTGAGAATTTGTCTGGATATGGGGCTGATAAATATTGTGAAAGTGCAAAAGTAAAAATTAGGAGAGCTTGTGAAGTGGAAAATGCAGATGTTTATTTTTTAGTTGGTGGAACACAAACTAATGCAGTTGTGATAAATTCGATACTGCAGTCTTATGAAGGGGTAATTGCGGCTGAAACAGGGCATATTAGCGTGCATGAAGCCGGAGCAATTGAATTAACTGGGCATAAAGTTTTGACTTTGCCACATCATAATGGAAAAATCAATGTTAATGAATTAAAGGGATATTTACAGACATTTTATACAGATGAAAATCACGAACATATGGTTTTTCCTGGAATGGTTTATATTTCACATCCAACAGAATATGGAACTTTGTATACCAAAAACGAATTAACAGAAATTTCAGAAATTTGTAAAAAATATAAGATTCCGTTATTTTTAGATGGAGCAAGGTTGGCATACGGGCTTATGGCAAAGGATACGGATGTTACACTTCCAGATGTTGCACGGCTTTGTGATGTTTTTTATTTTGGAGGGACAAAAGCTGGAGCATTGCTTGGGGAAGCGGTTGTTTTTACAAAAAATAATACACCAAAGAATTTTGTAACAAGAATAAAACAACATGGGGCATTGCTCGCAAAGGGAAGGCTGCTTGGAGTACAGTTTGACACATTATTTTCAGATGACTTGTACAAAAGGATTGGAAAACATGCAATAGATTTAGCTGAAAAATTAAAAAATATTCTGCACAAAAAAAATTACAGATTTTATCTAGAATCACCTACAAATCAACAGTTTATCATAATTAAAAATACAAAAATGGAAGAACTGGCAAAAAACGTAAGTTTTTCATTCTGGGAAAAATATGATGAAAACTATACAGTGATAAGGCTAGCAACAAGCTGGGCAACTACGAAAAAAGATTTGAATGAATTAGTAAAATTATTATAA